The Chanos chanos chromosome 6, fChaCha1.1, whole genome shotgun sequence genome includes a region encoding these proteins:
- the kcnq2b gene encoding potassium voltage-gated channel subfamily KQT member 2 isoform X3: MVQKSRNGGVYPGPQAEKKLKVGFVGLEAGATDSNRDGALLIAGAEETKRGSILSKQRSSISGKKPPKRNAFYRRLQNFLYNVLERPRGWAFIYHAYVFLLVFSCLVLSVFSTIREYEKSSEDALYILEIVTIVVFGVEYIVRIWSAGCCCRYRGWRGRLKFARKPFCVIDIMVLIASISVLAAGTQGNVFATSAIRSLRFLQILRMIRMDRRGGTWKLLGSVVYAHSKELITAWYIGFLCLILASFLVYLAEKEDNEMFETYADALWWGLITLTTIGYGDKYPITWNGRLLAATFTLIGVSFFALPAGILGSGFALKVQEQHRQKHFEKRRNPAAGLIQAAWRFYATNLNRTDLQSTWDYYERTVSVPMYSSSSSTIQFCRLIPPLNQLDLLRNLKSKSGLSFRKDAQPEPSPSPRSSGTKGKGSPQGQQPLRRSPSADNSIEDSPSKVPKSLSFGDRSRARQAFRFKGAASRQNSEASLPGEDIVDDNKSCHCEFVPQDLTPSLKVTIRAVCIMRFMVSKRKFKESLRPYDVMDVIEQYSAGHLDMLARIKNLQSRVDQIVGRGAPMTDKDRPKGTAETEIPEDPSMMGRLVKVEKQVMSMERKLDFLVNIYIQRMGIPQSETDAYFGSKEPDPAPPYHSPVEHMEKSGSITKIIRSNSSAGQKNFDPPPSTCSNQAQCPPSTSWHPHPLPEPTQRSQGASPVGDPSLVRIPPPPANERSSGGHNGSSRGGGGHHSRGGAGEEGKMQGQSQQQGGADSDTSISIPSVDHEELERSFSGFSISQSKENLDFLNNVYFSGVARCAKVRPYIAEGESDTDSELCAPSPHSATGDGVYGDRGWSGPK, translated from the exons ATGGTGCAAAAATCCCGCAACGGCGGGGTCTACCCCGGCCCTCAAGCCGAGAAGAAACTCAAGGTGGGCTTTGTGGGGCTAGAGGCTGGCGCGACCGACTCGAATCGAGATGGAGCGCTTCTCATAGCTGGAGCTGAGGAAACAAAGCGAGGCAGCATCTTGAGCAAGCAACGGTCCAGCATCTCCGGCAAAAAGCCCCCGAAAAGAAATGCCTTCTATCGACGACTACAGAATTTCCTCTACAATGTCTTGGAGAGACCGCGAGGCTGGGCGTTCATTTACCATGCATATGT TTTCCTGCTGGTCTTCTCCTGTCTGGTCCTTTCTGTGTTCTCCACCATTAGAGAGTATGAGAAGAGTTCTGAGGATGCTCTGTATATTCTG gaaatCGTGACGATCGTGGTGTTTGGAGTGGAGTATATTGTGAGGATCTGGTCTGCTGGATGCTGCTGTAGGTACagaggatggagaggaagaCTGAAATTTGCACGGAAACCTTTCTGTGTGATCG ACATCATGGTGCTGATTGCGTCCATCTCCGTGCTGGCGGCCGGCACGCAGGGGAACGTCTTTGCCACATCTGCCATCAGGAGTCTCCGCTTCCTTCAGATCCTGCGAATGATCCGCATGGACCGCCGTGGAGGAACGTGGAAGCTTCTGGGATCTGTCGTTTATGCTCACAGCAAG GAACTGATCACAGCCTGGTACATTGGCTTTCTGTGCCTGATCCTGGCCTCGTTCCTGGTCTATCTGGCAGAGAAGGAAGATAACGAGATGTTTGAGACCTATGCGGATGCACTCTGGTGGGGCCTG attactCTGACCACCATTGGCTATGGTGATAAATACCCAATAACGTGGAATGGTCGTCTCCTTGCCGCGACGTTCACCCTGATCGGCGTGTCCTTCTTCGCTCTGCCAGCG GGAATCCTGGGCTCAGGCTTTGCCTTGAAAGTTCAGGAGCAACATCGTCAGAAACACTTTGAGAAACGTCGTAATCCAGCTGCCGGCCTAATCCAG GCTGCCTGGAGATTTTATGCCACTAATCTGAACCGCACAGACCTGCAGTCTACCTGGGACTACTATGAGAGAACCGTATCTGTCCCCATGTACAG ttcttcttcttctaccaTTCAATTCTGCAGACTCATTCCTCCCCTTAATCAGCTGGATCTGCTCCGAAACCTGAAGAGCAAATCTGGACTCTCCTTCAG GAAGGATGCTCAACCAGAACCCTCCCCCAG TCCACGGAGCTCTGGCACCAAAGGCAAGGGCTCCCCCCAGGGCCAGCAGCCCCTCAGACGCTCACCCAGCGCTGACAACAGCATCGAAGACAGCCCCTCCAAAGTGCCCAAGAGCCTGAGCTTTGGCGACCGCAGCCGGGCCCGCCAAGCCTTCCGGTTCAAAGGTGCCGCCTCGCGGCAGAACTCAGAAG CCAGTCTTCCTGGAGAAGATATTGTCGATGACAATAAGAGCTGTCACTGTGAGTTCGTTCCCCAGGATCTGACCCCATCACTCAAAGTTAccatcagagctgtgtg CATAATGAGATTTATGGTATCAAAGCGAAAATTTAAGGAGAGCCTCCGGCCATACGATGTCATGGACGTTATTGAACAGTACTCGGCTGGTCACCTAGATATGCTGGCCAGGATTAAGAACCTACAGTCCAG AGTTGACCAGATTGTTGGTAGAGGTGCTCCAATGACAGATAAGGACCGCCCCAAAGgtactgcagagacagagataccAGAGGACCCCAGCATGATGGGACGACTGGTGAAGGTGGAAAAACAG GTCATGTCTATGGAGAGGAAACTGGACTTCTTGGTCAACATCTACATCCAGCGGATGGGTATCCCTCAGTCAGAGACAGATGCCTACTTTGGCTCCAAGGAGCCTGATCCGGCACCTCCCTACCACAGCCCTGTGGAACACATGGAAAAAAGCGGCTCCATCACTAAGATCATCCGTTCCAACAGCTCTGCAGGCCAGAAGAACTTTGATCCTCCACCCTCCACCTGCTCCAACCAGGCCCAATGCCCACCATCCACGTCCTGGCATCCTCACCCCTTACCTGAGCCCACCCAGCGCAGCCAAGGTGCCTCCCCAGTCGGGGATCCATCCCTGGTGCGCATCCCTCCTCCGCCAGCCAACGAACGCTCCTCTGGCGGGCACAATGGAAGCTCACGTGGGGGTGGAGGTCATCATTCCCGTGGCGGCGCTGGTGAAGAAGGGAAAATGCAGGGCCAATCACAGCAGCAGGGTGGGGCTGACAGTGACACGTCCATTTCCATCCCCTCAGTGGATCACGAGGAGCTGGAGCGTTCCTTTAGCGGCTTCAGCATCTCCCAGTCCAAGGAGAACCTGGACTTTCTCAACAACGTGTACTTCAGCGGTGTGGCCCGCTGCGCTAAGGTACGGCCGTACATTGCCGAGGGTGAGTCTGACACCGACTCTGAGCTGTGTGCCCCCTCACCGCATTCCGCCACCGGAGACGGGGTGTACGGCGACAGAGGCTGGTCTGGCCCCAAGTAA
- the kcnq2b gene encoding potassium voltage-gated channel subfamily KQT member 2 isoform X1, which yields MVQKSRNGGVYPGPQAEKKLKVGFVGLEAGATDSNRDGALLIAGAEETKRGSILSKQRSSISGKKPPKRNAFYRRLQNFLYNVLERPRGWAFIYHAYVFLLVFSCLVLSVFSTIREYEKSSEDALYILEIVTIVVFGVEYIVRIWSAGCCCRYRGWRGRLKFARKPFCVIDIMVLIASISVLAAGTQGNVFATSAIRSLRFLQILRMIRMDRRGGTWKLLGSVVYAHSKELITAWYIGFLCLILASFLVYLAEKEDNEMFETYADALWWGLITLTTIGYGDKYPITWNGRLLAATFTLIGVSFFALPAGILGSGFALKVQEQHRQKHFEKRRNPAAGLIQAAWRFYATNLNRTDLQSTWDYYERTVSVPMYSSSSSTIQFCRLIPPLNQLDLLRNLKSKSGLSFRKDAQPEPSPSQKVSLKERVFSSPRSSGTKGKGSPQGQQPLRRSPSADNSIEDSPSKVPKSLSFGDRSRARQAFRFKGAASRQNSEEASLPGEDIVDDNKSCHCEFVPQDLTPSLKVTIRAVCIMRFMVSKRKFKESLRPYDVMDVIEQYSAGHLDMLARIKNLQSRVDQIVGRGAPMTDKDRPKGTAETEIPEDPSMMGRLVKVEKQVMSMERKLDFLVNIYIQRMGIPQSETDAYFGSKEPDPAPPYHSPVEHMEKSGSITKIIRSNSSAGQKNFDPPPSTCSNQAQCPPSTSWHPHPLPEPTQRSQGASPVGDPSLVRIPPPPANERSSGGHNGSSRGGGGHHSRGGAGEEGKMQGQSQQQGGADSDTSISIPSVDHEELERSFSGFSISQSKENLDFLNNVYFSGVARCAKVRPYIAEGESDTDSELCAPSPHSATGDGVYGDRGWSGPK from the exons ATGGTGCAAAAATCCCGCAACGGCGGGGTCTACCCCGGCCCTCAAGCCGAGAAGAAACTCAAGGTGGGCTTTGTGGGGCTAGAGGCTGGCGCGACCGACTCGAATCGAGATGGAGCGCTTCTCATAGCTGGAGCTGAGGAAACAAAGCGAGGCAGCATCTTGAGCAAGCAACGGTCCAGCATCTCCGGCAAAAAGCCCCCGAAAAGAAATGCCTTCTATCGACGACTACAGAATTTCCTCTACAATGTCTTGGAGAGACCGCGAGGCTGGGCGTTCATTTACCATGCATATGT TTTCCTGCTGGTCTTCTCCTGTCTGGTCCTTTCTGTGTTCTCCACCATTAGAGAGTATGAGAAGAGTTCTGAGGATGCTCTGTATATTCTG gaaatCGTGACGATCGTGGTGTTTGGAGTGGAGTATATTGTGAGGATCTGGTCTGCTGGATGCTGCTGTAGGTACagaggatggagaggaagaCTGAAATTTGCACGGAAACCTTTCTGTGTGATCG ACATCATGGTGCTGATTGCGTCCATCTCCGTGCTGGCGGCCGGCACGCAGGGGAACGTCTTTGCCACATCTGCCATCAGGAGTCTCCGCTTCCTTCAGATCCTGCGAATGATCCGCATGGACCGCCGTGGAGGAACGTGGAAGCTTCTGGGATCTGTCGTTTATGCTCACAGCAAG GAACTGATCACAGCCTGGTACATTGGCTTTCTGTGCCTGATCCTGGCCTCGTTCCTGGTCTATCTGGCAGAGAAGGAAGATAACGAGATGTTTGAGACCTATGCGGATGCACTCTGGTGGGGCCTG attactCTGACCACCATTGGCTATGGTGATAAATACCCAATAACGTGGAATGGTCGTCTCCTTGCCGCGACGTTCACCCTGATCGGCGTGTCCTTCTTCGCTCTGCCAGCG GGAATCCTGGGCTCAGGCTTTGCCTTGAAAGTTCAGGAGCAACATCGTCAGAAACACTTTGAGAAACGTCGTAATCCAGCTGCCGGCCTAATCCAG GCTGCCTGGAGATTTTATGCCACTAATCTGAACCGCACAGACCTGCAGTCTACCTGGGACTACTATGAGAGAACCGTATCTGTCCCCATGTACAG ttcttcttcttctaccaTTCAATTCTGCAGACTCATTCCTCCCCTTAATCAGCTGGATCTGCTCCGAAACCTGAAGAGCAAATCTGGACTCTCCTTCAG GAAGGATGCTCAACCAGAACCCTCCCCCAG TCAGAAGGTCAGTCTGAAGGAGAGAGTATTCTCCAGTCCACGGAGCTCTGGCACCAAAGGCAAGGGCTCCCCCCAGGGCCAGCAGCCCCTCAGACGCTCACCCAGCGCTGACAACAGCATCGAAGACAGCCCCTCCAAAGTGCCCAAGAGCCTGAGCTTTGGCGACCGCAGCCGGGCCCGCCAAGCCTTCCGGTTCAAAGGTGCCGCCTCGCGGCAGAACTCAGAAG AAGCCAGTCTTCCTGGAGAAGATATTGTCGATGACAATAAGAGCTGTCACTGTGAGTTCGTTCCCCAGGATCTGACCCCATCACTCAAAGTTAccatcagagctgtgtg CATAATGAGATTTATGGTATCAAAGCGAAAATTTAAGGAGAGCCTCCGGCCATACGATGTCATGGACGTTATTGAACAGTACTCGGCTGGTCACCTAGATATGCTGGCCAGGATTAAGAACCTACAGTCCAG AGTTGACCAGATTGTTGGTAGAGGTGCTCCAATGACAGATAAGGACCGCCCCAAAGgtactgcagagacagagataccAGAGGACCCCAGCATGATGGGACGACTGGTGAAGGTGGAAAAACAG GTCATGTCTATGGAGAGGAAACTGGACTTCTTGGTCAACATCTACATCCAGCGGATGGGTATCCCTCAGTCAGAGACAGATGCCTACTTTGGCTCCAAGGAGCCTGATCCGGCACCTCCCTACCACAGCCCTGTGGAACACATGGAAAAAAGCGGCTCCATCACTAAGATCATCCGTTCCAACAGCTCTGCAGGCCAGAAGAACTTTGATCCTCCACCCTCCACCTGCTCCAACCAGGCCCAATGCCCACCATCCACGTCCTGGCATCCTCACCCCTTACCTGAGCCCACCCAGCGCAGCCAAGGTGCCTCCCCAGTCGGGGATCCATCCCTGGTGCGCATCCCTCCTCCGCCAGCCAACGAACGCTCCTCTGGCGGGCACAATGGAAGCTCACGTGGGGGTGGAGGTCATCATTCCCGTGGCGGCGCTGGTGAAGAAGGGAAAATGCAGGGCCAATCACAGCAGCAGGGTGGGGCTGACAGTGACACGTCCATTTCCATCCCCTCAGTGGATCACGAGGAGCTGGAGCGTTCCTTTAGCGGCTTCAGCATCTCCCAGTCCAAGGAGAACCTGGACTTTCTCAACAACGTGTACTTCAGCGGTGTGGCCCGCTGCGCTAAGGTACGGCCGTACATTGCCGAGGGTGAGTCTGACACCGACTCTGAGCTGTGTGCCCCCTCACCGCATTCCGCCACCGGAGACGGGGTGTACGGCGACAGAGGCTGGTCTGGCCCCAAGTAA
- the kcnq2b gene encoding potassium voltage-gated channel subfamily KQT member 2 isoform X2 has protein sequence MVQKSRNGGVYPGPQAEKKLKVGFVGLEAGATDSNRDGALLIAGAEETKRGSILSKQRSSISGKKPPKRNAFYRRLQNFLYNVLERPRGWAFIYHAYVFLLVFSCLVLSVFSTIREYEKSSEDALYILEIVTIVVFGVEYIVRIWSAGCCCRYRGWRGRLKFARKPFCVIDIMVLIASISVLAAGTQGNVFATSAIRSLRFLQILRMIRMDRRGGTWKLLGSVVYAHSKELITAWYIGFLCLILASFLVYLAEKEDNEMFETYADALWWGLITLTTIGYGDKYPITWNGRLLAATFTLIGVSFFALPAGILGSGFALKVQEQHRQKHFEKRRNPAAGLIQAAWRFYATNLNRTDLQSTWDYYERTVSVPMYRLIPPLNQLDLLRNLKSKSGLSFRKDAQPEPSPSQKVSLKERVFSSPRSSGTKGKGSPQGQQPLRRSPSADNSIEDSPSKVPKSLSFGDRSRARQAFRFKGAASRQNSEEASLPGEDIVDDNKSCHCEFVPQDLTPSLKVTIRAVCIMRFMVSKRKFKESLRPYDVMDVIEQYSAGHLDMLARIKNLQSRVDQIVGRGAPMTDKDRPKGTAETEIPEDPSMMGRLVKVEKQVMSMERKLDFLVNIYIQRMGIPQSETDAYFGSKEPDPAPPYHSPVEHMEKSGSITKIIRSNSSAGQKNFDPPPSTCSNQAQCPPSTSWHPHPLPEPTQRSQGASPVGDPSLVRIPPPPANERSSGGHNGSSRGGGGHHSRGGAGEEGKMQGQSQQQGGADSDTSISIPSVDHEELERSFSGFSISQSKENLDFLNNVYFSGVARCAKVRPYIAEGESDTDSELCAPSPHSATGDGVYGDRGWSGPK, from the exons ATGGTGCAAAAATCCCGCAACGGCGGGGTCTACCCCGGCCCTCAAGCCGAGAAGAAACTCAAGGTGGGCTTTGTGGGGCTAGAGGCTGGCGCGACCGACTCGAATCGAGATGGAGCGCTTCTCATAGCTGGAGCTGAGGAAACAAAGCGAGGCAGCATCTTGAGCAAGCAACGGTCCAGCATCTCCGGCAAAAAGCCCCCGAAAAGAAATGCCTTCTATCGACGACTACAGAATTTCCTCTACAATGTCTTGGAGAGACCGCGAGGCTGGGCGTTCATTTACCATGCATATGT TTTCCTGCTGGTCTTCTCCTGTCTGGTCCTTTCTGTGTTCTCCACCATTAGAGAGTATGAGAAGAGTTCTGAGGATGCTCTGTATATTCTG gaaatCGTGACGATCGTGGTGTTTGGAGTGGAGTATATTGTGAGGATCTGGTCTGCTGGATGCTGCTGTAGGTACagaggatggagaggaagaCTGAAATTTGCACGGAAACCTTTCTGTGTGATCG ACATCATGGTGCTGATTGCGTCCATCTCCGTGCTGGCGGCCGGCACGCAGGGGAACGTCTTTGCCACATCTGCCATCAGGAGTCTCCGCTTCCTTCAGATCCTGCGAATGATCCGCATGGACCGCCGTGGAGGAACGTGGAAGCTTCTGGGATCTGTCGTTTATGCTCACAGCAAG GAACTGATCACAGCCTGGTACATTGGCTTTCTGTGCCTGATCCTGGCCTCGTTCCTGGTCTATCTGGCAGAGAAGGAAGATAACGAGATGTTTGAGACCTATGCGGATGCACTCTGGTGGGGCCTG attactCTGACCACCATTGGCTATGGTGATAAATACCCAATAACGTGGAATGGTCGTCTCCTTGCCGCGACGTTCACCCTGATCGGCGTGTCCTTCTTCGCTCTGCCAGCG GGAATCCTGGGCTCAGGCTTTGCCTTGAAAGTTCAGGAGCAACATCGTCAGAAACACTTTGAGAAACGTCGTAATCCAGCTGCCGGCCTAATCCAG GCTGCCTGGAGATTTTATGCCACTAATCTGAACCGCACAGACCTGCAGTCTACCTGGGACTACTATGAGAGAACCGTATCTGTCCCCATGTACAG ACTCATTCCTCCCCTTAATCAGCTGGATCTGCTCCGAAACCTGAAGAGCAAATCTGGACTCTCCTTCAG GAAGGATGCTCAACCAGAACCCTCCCCCAG TCAGAAGGTCAGTCTGAAGGAGAGAGTATTCTCCAGTCCACGGAGCTCTGGCACCAAAGGCAAGGGCTCCCCCCAGGGCCAGCAGCCCCTCAGACGCTCACCCAGCGCTGACAACAGCATCGAAGACAGCCCCTCCAAAGTGCCCAAGAGCCTGAGCTTTGGCGACCGCAGCCGGGCCCGCCAAGCCTTCCGGTTCAAAGGTGCCGCCTCGCGGCAGAACTCAGAAG AAGCCAGTCTTCCTGGAGAAGATATTGTCGATGACAATAAGAGCTGTCACTGTGAGTTCGTTCCCCAGGATCTGACCCCATCACTCAAAGTTAccatcagagctgtgtg CATAATGAGATTTATGGTATCAAAGCGAAAATTTAAGGAGAGCCTCCGGCCATACGATGTCATGGACGTTATTGAACAGTACTCGGCTGGTCACCTAGATATGCTGGCCAGGATTAAGAACCTACAGTCCAG AGTTGACCAGATTGTTGGTAGAGGTGCTCCAATGACAGATAAGGACCGCCCCAAAGgtactgcagagacagagataccAGAGGACCCCAGCATGATGGGACGACTGGTGAAGGTGGAAAAACAG GTCATGTCTATGGAGAGGAAACTGGACTTCTTGGTCAACATCTACATCCAGCGGATGGGTATCCCTCAGTCAGAGACAGATGCCTACTTTGGCTCCAAGGAGCCTGATCCGGCACCTCCCTACCACAGCCCTGTGGAACACATGGAAAAAAGCGGCTCCATCACTAAGATCATCCGTTCCAACAGCTCTGCAGGCCAGAAGAACTTTGATCCTCCACCCTCCACCTGCTCCAACCAGGCCCAATGCCCACCATCCACGTCCTGGCATCCTCACCCCTTACCTGAGCCCACCCAGCGCAGCCAAGGTGCCTCCCCAGTCGGGGATCCATCCCTGGTGCGCATCCCTCCTCCGCCAGCCAACGAACGCTCCTCTGGCGGGCACAATGGAAGCTCACGTGGGGGTGGAGGTCATCATTCCCGTGGCGGCGCTGGTGAAGAAGGGAAAATGCAGGGCCAATCACAGCAGCAGGGTGGGGCTGACAGTGACACGTCCATTTCCATCCCCTCAGTGGATCACGAGGAGCTGGAGCGTTCCTTTAGCGGCTTCAGCATCTCCCAGTCCAAGGAGAACCTGGACTTTCTCAACAACGTGTACTTCAGCGGTGTGGCCCGCTGCGCTAAGGTACGGCCGTACATTGCCGAGGGTGAGTCTGACACCGACTCTGAGCTGTGTGCCCCCTCACCGCATTCCGCCACCGGAGACGGGGTGTACGGCGACAGAGGCTGGTCTGGCCCCAAGTAA